The Miscanthus floridulus cultivar M001 chromosome 17, ASM1932011v1, whole genome shotgun sequence genome has a window encoding:
- the LOC136516146 gene encoding F-box protein At5g49610-like → MDREEGKDKIEMEKSGGGGGGGCLCDDAVTEILVRLPSESVLRCRAVCKRWRRITTERSFLASHSARRQREMVVTTRSLTVSSIPLSLDAADATAWRGGGGGFLCDPTQRFENGTASLSSLLYSLDGLLVFQQRPGLYIVCNPVTRQWINLPVLAPEPCFTAFPCGFYLHESSGEYRLLCHGQLKSSGEYRLLSSPSSSEWNDYYYILACGGANNQPRRLSRAPADRPIIMGYEQPVAHGEILHWFSFHPRAISTGKMLAFHTGSETFRLMSRPPGVTEAALLELDGSLCAAAITPGVVACRLHIWVLQDYKSESWTLRLRMEVPPPRRVSCTFVVSRAISAGEGEGEGSSSILVGDPYCPVVMLVDLEEKRVSKEIHFRCTPSFLVFRESLLPHAFFQLPRCPEVRPFKFPD, encoded by the coding sequence ATGGATCGAGAGGAGGGGAAAGATAAGATCGAGATGGAGAaatcaggaggaggaggaggaggtggatgcCTGTGCGACGACGCAGTCACGGAGATTCTTGTGCGCCTGCCGTCGGAGTCCGTGCTCCGCTGCCGCGCCGTCTGCAAGCGCTGGCGCCGCATCACCACAGAGCGGTCCTTCCTGGCCTCCCACTCCGCCCGCCGGCAGCGCGAGATGGTCGTCACCACCCGGTCCCTGACGGTGAGCTCCATCCCTCTTTCCCTCGACGCGGCGGACGCCACGgcatggcgcggcggcggcggcggcttcctcTGCGACCCAACCCAGCGTTTCGAGAACGGGACCGCGTCCTTGTCCTCGCTGCTCTACTCTCTCGACGGCCTCCTCGTGTTCCAGCAACGCCCGGGTCTCTACATCGTCTGCAACCCCGTCACCAGGCAGTGGATCAACCTGCCGGTGTTAGCTCCTGAGCCCTGCTTCACCGCATTCCCGTGCGGCTTCTACTTGCACGAGTCCTCCGGCGAGTACCGCCTCTTGTGCCATGGCCAACTCAAGTCCTCCGGCGAGTACCGCCTCTTGTCTTCTCCATCGTCGTCGGAATGGAACGACTACTATTACATCCTCGCATGCGGTGGCGCCAATAATCAGCCCCGGCGACTGTCGCGCGCTCCTGCAGATCGTCCCATCATAATGGGGTACGAGCAGCCCGTGGCTCATGGCGAGATCCTCCACTGGTTCTCCTTCCACCCTCGAGCCATAAGTACCGGCAAGATGTTGGCATTCCACACGGGTTCGGAGACGTTCAGGCTCATGTCGCGGCCGCCTGGTGTTACTGAGGCAGCGCTGCTGGAGCTAGACGGATCCCTCTGCGCCGCCGCCATCACGCCGGGTGTGGTGGCGTGCAGGCTCCACATCTGGGTTTTGCAAGACTACAAGTCGGAGAGCTGGACATTGCGCCTCCGGATGGAGGTCCCGCCGCCGAGACGCGTCAGTTGCACATTTGTAGTCAGCAGGGCAATCTCTGCTGGCGAAGGCGAAGGCGAAGGCAGCAGCAGCATCCTCGTTGGCGACCCCTACTGTCCTGTGGTCATGTTAGTTGATCTGGAAGAGAAGAGGGTGTCCAAGGAAATCCATTTCCGCTGCACTCCGTCCTTCCTGGTATTTCGTGAAAGCCTGCTGCCACACGCCTTCTTTCAGTTGCCGCGCTGCCCTGAGGTGAGGCCGTTCAAGTTTCCCGATTGA
- the LOC136516631 gene encoding uncharacterized protein produces MKAKANGSIKKAGKGDHVHGGPNWVLVAGGILLSTLSVRLGCRLKQMFETKQQNSSTKAKRRPGVCELHSNLYRFSDQTSCHCYMSGHADGEVELKQAPSSPISKSSEPSNLLVKVPTPESSKENSGIMWSSSPDRLEDPRKATFQYSNCSGSPSISESGSDIYGKREVIQKLRQQLKRRDEMIMEMQAQIAELKNSLAIQATENTGLQSQLDATNRDLFESEREVQHLRKIVADHCVADSLSLDKAFQAGQWQTNGTNGHANGYSDSSVDDHEVHCNGVEKRKGEVERMEMLRREVGELKEVIEGKDFLLQSYKEQKVELCSKIRELQEKLSAQVPNIL; encoded by the exons ATGAAGGCTAAGGCTAATGGGAGCATAAAGAAGGCAGGGAAGGGTGATCATGTCCATGGAGGGCCAAACTGGGTTCTTGTTGCAGGAGGCATTTTGCTCAGCACACTTTCAGTCAGACTTGGGTGCAGATTGAAGCAGATGTTTGAAACCAAGCAGCAAAACTCTTCTACCAAAG CCAAAAGAAGGCCTGGGGTATGTGAACTGCACTCCAACCTCTACAGGTTCAGTGACCAAACTAGCTGCCATTGTTACatgtcag GGCATGCGGATGGTGAAGTGGAGCTCAAGCAAGCACCTTCAAGTCCTATATCCAAATCAAGTGAACCATCCAATCTTCTTGTGAAGGTGCCAACACCAGAATCAAGCAAAGAGAACAGTGGTATCATGTGGTCATCATCGCCTGACCGTCTTGAAGATCCTCGCAAAGCAACATTTCAGTACTCAAACTGCTCAGGCTCTCCCTCCATTTCAGAATCAGGATCCGACATTTATGGCAAGCGAGAGGTCATACAGAAGCTGAGGCAGCAGCTCAAGAGACGTGATGAGATGATCATGGAGATGCAAGCTCAGATCGCGGAGCTTAAGAACTCTCTGGCCATCCAGGCGACTGAGAACACTGGGTTGCAGTCCCAACTGGATGCCACAAACCGAGATCTGTTTGAATCAGAGAGGGAGGTTCAGCATCTAAGGAAGATCGTCGCAGATCATTGCGTTGCGGACTCACTCTCGCTTGATAAAGCTTTTCAAGCCGGACAGTGGCAGACAAATGGCACAAATGGGCATGCTAATGGTTATTCTGACAGCAGCGTGGATGACCATGAGGTGCACTGTAATGGTGTAGAGAAGAGGAAAGGAGAGGTAGAGAGGATGGAGATGCTAAGGAGAGAGGTGGGTGAGCTGAAGGAAGTTATCGAGGGGAAAGATTTCCTCCTCCAGAGCTACAAGGAGCAGAAGGTGGAGCTCTGCTCTAAGATCAGAGAACTGCAGGAGAAGCTGTCAGCACAAGTGCCGAACATCTTGTAG
- the LOC136516630 gene encoding uncharacterized protein yields the protein MVFLAGDSTKPGLPQAMAAAVHCSRAYVPVSFVYGSGTSSRRKSSCNKCCALVDLTLPHKELRKSSQLIQYREFLLPQSSLKELACQQLAHGMDEQWSYHSSYSASVSSGQYSVKKSSVKQVQDLRSCQLQGVAYFTDLSEKEIERRRKIGAANKGKVPWIKGRKWSEEHKKLIKQRTAEALRDPKVRKKMLGHRQLHRQTSKDKISAALRTIWERRIVSVQSRQKVLRIWSNSIAEAAKNGDHSQNKLDWDSYERIKSKMISMFLWNEERGRIIKKLKKAVAKIAAKRLQAARRRKEQATGTKKLKPEKMLLQNSDRQPTRVVVSAKPKLKERLAKWHGRKKELETVISSRARKRGSQKLPRRQMAAESLEAPSTPAAGTSVI from the exons ATGGTCTTCCTCGCCGGAGACAGCACGAAGCCTGGTCTTCCTCAAGCCATGGCCGCCGCTGTCCACTGTTCCAG GGCATACGTTCCTGTGAGCTTTGTATATGGCTCTGGTACTTCTTCAAGAAGAAAATCATCTTGTAACAAGTGCTGTGCATTGGTGGACCTAACTCTACCACATAAAGAACTTCGGAAGtcaagccaattaattcaatatCGGGAGTTTCTTTTGCCCCAGTCATCCCTGAAAGAACTAGCTTGCCAACAATTGGCCCATGGAATGGATGAACAATGGTCCTATCATTCTTCTTACTCAGCCTCGGTTTCAAGTGGACAATATTCTGTGAAAAAGAGCTCTGTGAAGCAAGTTCAAGATCTCCGATCTTGTCAGCTACAAGGTGTTGCTTACTTCACAGATTTGTCGGAGAAAGAAATTGAGAGAAGACGGAAGATTGGTGCTGCGAACAAGGGGAAGGTTCCCTGGATAAAAGGCAGGAAATGGAGTGAAG AGCACAAGAAGCTCATCAAGCAACGGACTGCTGAAGCTCTGAGAGACCCCAAG GTTAGGAAGAAAATGTTAGGACATCGTCAGCTACATAG ACAAACAAGCAAAGACAAAATAAGTGCCGCACTGAGGACGATCTGGGAGAGGCGGATAGTTTCTGTCCAATCAAGACAGAAGGTTCTGCGGATATGGTCAAATAGTATAGCTGAAGCAGCAAAGAATGGTGATCACAGCCAAAATAAGCTTGACTGGGACAGCTATGAAAGGATAAAGTCAAAGATGATATCTATGTTCCTGTGGAATGAAGAGAGGGGACGGATAATCAAGAAGCTTAAAAAGGCAGTGGCAAAAATAGCTGCCAAGAGGCTTCAAGCAGCAAGGAGAAGGAAAGAACAGGCCACAGGGACAAAGAAGTTGAAACCTGAGAAGATGTTGCTACAAAACTCAGACCGTCAACCAACAAGGGTGGTAGTATCTGCAAAGCCAAAGCTTAAGGAGAGACTAGCTAAG TGGCACGGTCGAAAAAAAGAGCTCGAAACTGTGATAAGTTCACGAGCAAGGAAAAGAGGATCGCAAAAGTTACCACGAAGGCAAATGGCAGCAGAAAGCCTCGAGGCTCCTTCAACTCCAGCTGCAGGAACATCTGTTATCTAG